DNA sequence from the Acidobacteriota bacterium genome:
ACCGGAGCAGATCCAGAAACTCGAAGACCTGCGCTACCGCCACCAGGCGGAGATGATCGACCAGCGAGGCGACCTCCAGAAGAAGATGCTGGACCTTCGCCGGGAGATGGAGAAGGACACGCCCGACCCGGCGGTCGTCAACCGGCTCATCGACGAGACCGCCATGCTTCGCGCCGCCATGGGCAAGGCCCGAGCCTCCCACCAGCTGGAGCTTCGCAAGGTCTTCACGCCCGAGCAATGGGACAAGGTGAAGGGCCGGTTCGCGGCGGGTAGGGCAGAGCGTCCCGGACGGGGCGGACGGATGGGTCGCGGCGCCGGCTTCCGCGGCCCGGGACCCCGCGAGGGTTTCGGGCCGGGCGCACCCGGCTGTACCGGGTCGGGACCCGGAATCGGCGCTGGACCGGCCGAGGGCTTCGGCCCTGGATCCCCTGGATGCACGGGCCAGGGGCCCG
Encoded proteins:
- a CDS encoding Spy/CpxP family protein refolding chaperone; the encoded protein is MKTWTKIGIVGAAIAVALAAVARNPLRDPQVAKDLGLTPEQIQKLEDLRYRHQAEMIDQRGDLQKKMLDLRREMEKDTPDPAVVNRLIDETAMLRAAMGKARASHQLELRKVFTPEQWDKVKGRFAAGRAERPGRGGRMGRGAGFRGPGPREGFGPGAPGCTGSGPGIGAGPAEGFGPGSPGCTGQGPGMWAFDPPEPELGPEEDEDPPGPQP